The proteins below are encoded in one region of Phaseolus vulgaris cultivar G19833 chromosome 1, P. vulgaris v2.0, whole genome shotgun sequence:
- the LOC137815649 gene encoding uncharacterized protein yields MRPARDRSEEMTMQQLMGMMQELQEAMAASRVEQERMQAELMASQTRNDELHRTNEELRRGWRDVDEPELVTPQREFSTPFSQTILETRIPNTFTGPKVTFTGMEDPEAHLSVFHTQMMLVGGSDVVRCKLFMSTLIGMAMDWFISLLEGHITSFAQLSQLFREQYLANRAPPPVLYNLFDLKQYQGETLKEYINRFGAQVVKVGTTEEPMIVYAFRKGVCPGPFCESIIRNRPKTFAEIRRRAVEHIASEADRLKPPAKSDKVLGPRKELWCAFHEAFGHHINNCLALGYQLDELVKNGFLKDYLAGSTETTALTVPEENQAHDILIHGEVHTISGGFSGGGPTASQRKKYVRSVSLGVEEFSDDPWESDLVFTRADLRDVVPHDNDPVVISVITAGRKVHRVLVDQGSSANVMFWSTYNKLQLSPDLLRPYTGCLYGFADNPVETNTE; encoded by the exons ATGAGACCCGCACGCgataggagtgaagagatgaccatgcagcagCTCATGGGTATGATGCAGGAATTGCAAGAGGCAATGGCAGCCTCAAGAGtggagcaagagcgcatgcaagCGGAGCTCATGGCATCTCAAACGAGAAATGATGAGCTCCACCGCACAAACGAGGAGTTGCGCCGCGGATGGCGCGACGTAGACGAGCCTGAGCTTGTCACTCCACAGAGAGAATTCTCGACGCCGTTCTCACAGACGATTCTGGAGACGAGGATCCCCAACACATTCACGGGGCCCAAGGTAAcgttcacagggatggaggaccctgaggcgcatctcagtgtgttccacacgcagatgatgctggttggaGGCTCCGATGTcgtaaggtgcaagctcttcatgagcaccttgatagggatggccatggactggttcatcagcctcctaGAAGGccatatcacgtctttcgcaCAGCTTTCACAGTTGTTCAGAGAGCAGTATCTAGCCAACAGGGCTCCACCGCCTGTTTTGTACAACCTGTTTGACTTGAAGCAATATCAAGGTGAGACCTTGAAGGAGTACAtaaatcgttttggggcgcaggtggtgaaggttggcaccacaGAGGAACCAATGATTGTGTATGCGTTCAGAAAGGGGGTGTGCCCTGGGCCTTTCTGCGAGTCaatcatccgcaaccgccccAAAACTTTTGCTGAAATAAGGCGTCGTGCAGTAGAACACATCGCCTCTGAGG CTGACAGGCTTAAGCCACCAGCGAAGTCtgataaggtgttgggacctCGCAAAGAGTTGTGGTGCGCGTTCCATGAGGCGTTTGGGCACCACATCAACAACTGCTTGGCGCTGGGCTAccagttggatgagctcgtgAAAAACGGGTTCCTAAAAGATTACCTTGCTGGGTCCACTGAGACCACAGCCCTAACAGTGCCTGAGGAGAATCAAGCACACGACATACTGATCCATGGAGAAGTACACACAATTTCTGGTGGCTTTTCTGGAGGAGGGCCCACTGCCTCCCAGCGTAAGAAATATGTGAGGTCAGTAAGCTTGGGTGTTGAGGAATTTTCGGATGACccatgggagtcagacctcgttttcacaagggctgacctaCGGGATGTCGTCccgcatgacaatgaccccgtggtcatttcggtcatcacagctggaaggaaagtacatagggttctcgtcgaccagggcagCTCCGCTaatgtcatgttttggtcgacctaCAACAAGTTACAGTTATCCCCTGATTTATTGAGACCCTACACCGGATGCCTGTATGGATTCGCAGACAACCCAGTTGAG ACCAACACTGAATAG